The Acidimicrobiales bacterium genomic interval GCTCGGCGGCGGCGGCGGCCCGCCGCGCCTCGGCGTCGTAGACGAGCACGTCGCCGGTGTCGATCTCGACCACGTCGTGGAGGGCCACCATGGTGAGGACCCGCGCGAGGTCGACGGGCTCGTCGGCGTGCTCGGCCAGGACGATGGCCAGCACGGTCAGGTGCCACATGTGCTCGGCGTCGTTCTCGCGACGGGACCCGTCTGCCAGGGGGTTGTGGCGGACGACGTGCTTCACCCGGTCGATCTCGAGGAGGAACCGCAGCTGGGCGCCGAGGCGGCCGCCGGTTGCGGTGAGGGGGTCGCCGGCATCGCCGGCGACGGCCGGGAACTCCGGCGTCACGTGCTGACGAGCGAGGCGAGGGCCCAGACGGCGGCCACCAGGCCCACGACGATCATGACCACGCTGCGGGTGGGCGGCGCCTTGGCCAGCTCGCCCTCCTTGGGGGTCGCCGGCGGCCGGACGAGCGCCAGCCCGTTCCCCACGACCATGGCGGCACCGAGGGCGAGCACGAGCAGCGGCAGGAGGTCGTCACCGAGGAGCACGGGCCGAATCCCCCCACGCCAGGACAGCGGTCACGCGTCCTACGCTACGCCCGGCCGGCCCTCCGGTCACTCGCGCCGCAGCCGCCACGAGATCCGGCCGAGGGCCGAAACACCGCTCAAGGTGGCCCGGGGCCCGGACGATTGACACAGAGCGCCCCTCCAGACGGCGCTCGGCAAAGGTTGGGCCGGGGACCCTCCCCGGCGGCGCCCCGGCAACCCCGCAGGGGCTGGCCGCACCCCGGCCCTTCCTTTGCCACCTCGCCGTCCCCGTCGGCCGACGGCGCCGGGTCGGCGCGCCGGCCACGGTCGGCCACGGTCGGCCACGAGCTAGAGGCGGGCCATGTTGGCGAACCGGGTGTACTGGTTCAGGAACGCCAGCTGGCACACGCCGGTGGGGCCGTTGCGGTGCTTCGACACGATGATCTCGGCCGTGCCCCGGTCGGGTGACTCGGCGTTGTAGATCTCGTCCCGGTAGAGGAACATCACCACGTCGGCATCCTGCTCGAGGCTGCCGCTCTCCCGGAGGTCGGCCAGCATGGGGCGCTTGTCGGCCCTGGCCTCCAGGCCTCTCGACAGCTGGGACAGGGCCACGACCGGCACCTCCAGCTCGCGGGCGAGGATCTTCAGGCCCCGGCTGATCTCGGACACCTCGACCTGGCGGTTCTCGGCGTTCGAGCGCCCGGTCATGAGCTGGAGGTAGTCGATCACCACCAGCCCGAGCCCCTCCCGGCTCTTGAGCCGGCGGGCCTTGGCCCGGATGTCCATGATGGTGAGGTTGGGGTTGTCGTCGACGAAGATGGGCGCCTCGCCGAGGCGGCCGATGGCGTGGCTGATCTTGGGCCAGTCGGTCTCGAGCAGGCGCCCGTTGCGCATCCGGGTGGCGTCGACGCGGGCCTCGGCACACAGCAGGCGCTGAGTGATCTCGTGGTGGCTCATCTCGAGCGAGAACATGAGCACCGGGGTCCGGGCATCCATGGCGGCGTGGGCCACGATGCCCAGGGCGAAGCTGGTCTTGCCCATGGACGGCCGGGCCCCGAGGATGACGAGGTTCGACGGCTGGAGGCCGGCCAGGCGGTCGTCGAGGTCGGTGTAGCCGGTGGGGATGCCGGTGATCGACTCCCCCCGCTCGTAGAGGGCTTCGAGGTGGTCGAGGCTCTTCTCCAGCAGCTCGCGCAGCGGGGCCATGGTGTCGGCCACGCGCCGCTGGCCCAGCTGGAACACGAGGGTCTCCGCCTTGTCGACCGCCGCCGCCACGTCGTCGGGCATCTCGTAGCCCAGCTCGGCGATCTCGGAGGCCACGCCGATGAGGCGGCGCAGCAGGGCGTGCTCCTCGACGATGCGGGCGTAGCGGGGCGCGTTTCCGATGGCCGGCGTGTTGGCCTGGAGGGAGATGAGCACAGGCGGCCCGCCGATGGCCTCCAGCAGGCCGGCCCGGCGCAGCTCGTCGGCCACCGTGACCGGATCGGCCGGCTCGCCCTGAGCGTAGAGCGACGTGACGGCGTCGAACACGTGCCCGTGGGCCGGCTTGTAGAAGTCGTCGCTGCCGCAGATCTGGACGGCCTCGACGATGGCGTCGCGCGACAGCAGCATGGCCCCGAGAAGGGACTCCTCGGCGTGCAGGTCGTGGGGAACCACCCGCCGTGGCCCCGGGCTCTGGCTACGCCGAGCATCGTCGATCGAGCGGACCATCAGTCAGGACATCAGAGCCCGAACGGCCTGGGGATCGGTAGGGGCGCTTCCCGCTCGTTGCTGTGGATTCACCGTGGATCACCCTCCTGTTCACCCACAGGGGAACACCAGTTCGCCCCCGTGAGGGAGCCTACGCCAGAGGGTGTGACACCCTCGGGCGTTCAGGAGGATGCGGGATCAGCGGTCGGCGACGACTTCGACGTTGAGGCGGAACTCCACGTCGGTGTGCAGCTTCACCGGGACCTCGTGCGAGCCGAGCGCCTTGATCGGTTCGTCGATGTGCAGGCGCCGCCGGTCGAGCTCGACCCCGGACTGGGCGGTGACGGCGTCGGCCACGTCGGCCGCGGTGACGGAACCGAAGAGCCTGCCCTCCGGCCCGGCCCGCGCCGGGATCTTGATGACCAGCGGCACCAGCCGGCGGGCGACGGCCTCGGCACCCTCGCGGTCCCTCGCGTCCTTGACGTCGCGCGAGCGCCGCATGGCGTCGGCCTGCGCTTGCACCCCCGGCGTGGCCAGGATGGCCCTGCCCTTGGGAACGAGGAAGTTGCGGGCGAACCCGTCGGCCACGTCGAGGACGTCGCCCTTCTTGCCCACGCCGTCGACGTCGGTTCGCAGCACGACGCGCACCTACGCCTCCGCCAGATCGTCGTCGCCGACGGCGCCGAGGTCGACATCGGCGGCGCCGTCGGGAGCTTCGGCGCCGTCGGACGCGCCGTCGGCGTCGGCCTCACGACCCGGAGGAGGACCTGACGGCCTCGGAGGTGCGCCGTCACGAGGCGGCATGGGGCCCCGTGGGCCGCTCCCGCCGCGACCGCCGCCGCCCCGGCCGCCGGTGCGCTCGGTGACAGTGCGCTGGGTGTACGGGAGCAGGGCCAGCTCACGGGCCGTCTTGATGGCCACGGCCACCTCGCGCTGGTGCTGGGTGCAGTTCCCGGTGACCCGCCGGGCCCGGATCTTCCCCCGGTCGGACATGAAGCGGCGGAGGATGTTGACCTCCTTGTAGTCCACCCACGCGATGTGCTCGGTGCAGAAGATGCACACCTTCTTCTTGCCGCCACGACGACCCTCCCGCGGCGCGCGCTTGGTGCCGCGATCGCGGTCGTTGTTCCGTGCCATCTAGAAGGGCTCCTCGTCGAACTGGCCGTACGGCGGTGCGGACTGGCCCCGGTTCGCTCCGGCAGGGGCCTGGTTCGGGGCCGGACGGCCACCGGACGGGCCGTTGGCGTAGCCGCCCGAGGGACCGCCGGACTGGCCGCCACCCTCCCCAGGCGAGCGGCGCTCGTTCTTGGTGACGACCGCCGTGGCCCACCGCAGGCTGGGGCCGATCTCGTCGGCCACGACCTCGATCTTGGACCGCTTCTCGCCCTCCTGGTTGTCCCACGAGCGCTGCTCGAGACGGCCGGTGACGAGCACGCGGGAGCCCTTGGTGAGCGACTCGCTGGCGTTCTCCGCCATCTCGCGCCAGCACACCACGTCGAAGAAGGACACGGCCTCCTGCCACTCGCCGCTCTGGCGGTCCTGCCAGCGGCGGTTCACGGCCAGGCCGAACGAGGCGGTGGCCTGGCCGCTCGGGGTGAAGCGCAGCTCGGGATCGCGGGTGACGTTGCCGACCAATGTGACGCTGTTGCCGCTCATGTTCCTAGCTCTCTTTCGCGCTCGGCCCGTCGGGACCGGTACCGCTGGATGCAGTGGCGGCCGCCACCGGGCGCTTGGCCCGGGTGGCCGCGAGAGGCAGGCGGATCACCTTGTGCCGGACGACGCCGTCGGCGAGGGTGAGCATGCGGCTCACCTCGTCCATGGCCGCCGGCTCGGCCGACGCCTCCAGGAGGACGTAGTAGCCCTCCCAACGGTGGTGCAGCTCGTAGGCGAACCGGCGCTTGCCCCACCGGTCGACGCGCCCGGGGTTGCCGCCGCTGGACGAGATGATGCCCGTCGCCCGGTCGATCGTGGCTCGGATGGAATCCTCTTCCAGGGCAGGATCGAGGATGACCATGACTTCGTAGGGCCGCAAGGGCCGCTCCTCCCTCTGGACCCGGCGCCCGTGCGCTCGGGGCCCCGGCGGACCCGGGGCAGGGTTGGTACGTGGTGCGGCGTCATCGTAGTCGACCGGCCTCGTCCGTCCATCGCCCACCAGTATCGACCCGGGGTGTGACAGCGTCCGGGCCTCACCGTCACCGCCGGCAGGCGCCGCCCACGGTGAGCATCGAGCCCTGGCCGATCCCGAGGCGATCCAGTCCACCCTTGAGGACCTCGACGGCCAGTCGGTACGGCCCGGCCGGCGTGTAGGTGGGGCAGCCGTCCTGGTCGGGGCACGACGCCATGTCGGTCGACGACACGAAGCGGCCGTCCGCCCCGAACCAGGCGATGCTGAGGTCCACCGGCACGTCGCGCATGTAGAAGCCCCCCGCGCTGTCGGTGTCGAAGCGGAACACCATGGCGTCGTAGCCGGCGAGATCACGGCGGCCCATGAGGCCCTTGGCCCGCTGCTGCTCGGTGTCGGCCAAGAGGGCGCAGTACTGCCCGGCGCTCGTCGCCGTGGCCGCTCCCGTCACCTTGAAGGCCACCTCCCCGAAGCCGGGGAGACCACGGAGGTGCGGGTCGGCGGGGCCGTTGGCGCCCACCGTGAGAAAGGCGCCGAGACCGAGCACGGCCACCACGATCACCGCCCACCCGAGCGCCTTGCGGCTGTCGGCGAGGGTCCGCCGCTTCGAGTGGGCGCCGCTCATCGGCTGGCCCGGCACTTCCAGGGTTGGCTCGCCTGCCGCCCGCTCACGCCGTCTTGCTAGCACCTCGCGCCAGGCCGAGGGCGGCGCCGGCCTCCTCGCCCAGCTGGTAGCTCTCGGCCTCGGTGGGGAAGCGCCCGGCCCGCACGTCGGCCGCGAACGCCGAGATGGCGGCCACGCCGTCGGCCTTGAGGTTGGCGTACCGGCGCACGAATCGAGGCAGCACCCGGTCCTCGAGACCCACGGCGTCGTGGAAGACGAGCACCTGGCCGTCGCACGACGGCCCGGCACCGATGCCGATGGTGGGCACGTCCACGGCTTCGGTGACCAGCCCGGCGACCGGAGCGGGCACGCCCTCGAGCACGATGGCGAAGCACCCCGCCGCCTCGAGCGACCTGGCGTCCTCCACCAGCGCGCCGGCGGCGGCGGCGTCCCTCCCCTGGACCTTGTACCCGCCGTGGGCGTGGACCGACTGCGGCGTGAGGCCGAGATGGCCCATCACCGGGATCTCGGCCGCCACCAGGGCGGCCACCATGGGCAGGCGCTTGCGGCCCCCCTCCAGCTTCACGGCCTCGGCTCCCGCTCGCACCAGCCGGCCGGCGTTGCGCACGGTGTCCTCAGTGCTCAGGTGGTAGCTGAGCCACGGCAGGTCGGCGACCACCAGGGCGCGCGGACGGGCCCGGGCCACCGCCGCCGTGTGGTGCGCCATGTCGTCGACGGACACGTGGAGGGTGTCGTCGTAGCCGAGGACCACCATGGCCACCGAGTCGCCGACGAGGATGATGTCGACACCCGCCTCGTCGGCGATGCGGGCCGTCGGCGCGTCGTAGGCGGTCACCATCACCAGGGGGGGTGCGCCGCCACCGCCCTCGTCGCGACGCACCTTGCGGGCGCGCACGGCTGGCACGGTGACGCCGGTGGACCTGGTGGCCGTCATGCGGTCTCCTTTCCGTCCAGCGCCACGAGGGCTGCCGGCGGAGAGCTGGTCCCATGGTAGAGCCTCGCGGCACGAGGTCGGCGTCACGTCGGGGCTCACCCGGAGCCGATCCCGAGCAGCCCGGTGGACGCCGTCGTCGGCGGCGCCGTGGTGGGCACGGGTTGCGCCACGGTCGCCGGCGCCGGTGACGGCGCCGGTCCGGCCTGGCCGGTGACCGGCGTCGTGGCGGGCGGCACGGACGTCGGCGCGGTCGTGGTGGGGAGGCGGACTCCGGAGGGCGGTTTCACGATCTTGCCCCGGCCCGGGTCCGCAGGCGCGAACGAGCCCGTGTCGATCCCCTTCGTCGCCGCCTGCATGAAGCGCCGGAACAGCACGGCGGGAAAGGACCCGCCGTTGACCTTGCGACCCCGGACGTTGTCCATCTTGTGGACGTTGCCCTCCGCGAACCCCATCCACACGGCGGCGGTGAGCCGCGGGGTGTACCCCACGAACCATGCGTCGCCGAAGTCCTGGGTGGTGCCGGTCTTGCCGGCCACCGGCTTGCCGATCCTGGCCGCCGTGCCCGATCCCTCGGTGACGACCTTCTGCAGGGCCAGGTTCACCACGTCGGCCTGCGACTGGTCGAGCACCCGCGTGCGGGCGGGCGGTCGCGGGGGACGCAGCACCCGGCCGTCGGCCGTGGCGACCTGCACGATCACGCTCGGCTCGACCCGCACGCCGCGGTTGGCGAAGGTGGAGAAGGCTTCCGCCATCTCCAGCACCGACACCTCCGAGGTCCCGAGAGCCAGGGAGATGTTGTCCACCAGGTCGGACGCGATGCCGGCGTCGTGCGCCATTTTCACCACCTTGGCCGGGCCGATGGCCTTGATCAGCTGCGCGTACACCGTGTTGACGGAGTTGCGAGTGGCGTCGAGCAGGCTCACCGAGTCGCCGAAGTCGGCGTCCTCGAAGTTCTTGACCACGTAGTCCTTCCCCTGGTTGGCCTTCGGGAAAGTGATCTCGGGCGGGCCGGTTAGGGTGGACTGGGCGCTATAGCCGTCGCGGAGGGCCGCAGCGAGGACGAACGGCTTGAACGTCGAGCCGGGCTGGCGGCCCGTGCCCCCGCCGTCGCGACCGACGGCCAGGTTCACCTTGGCGAACGGGTCGGCTGCCGTCCAGTCCCGCCCGCCCACCATGGCCTTCACCCGGCCCTGGTCGTCCACGGCCACGAGGGCGCCGGCGGGGTCGCCCGGCTTGTCGAGGAAGCCGTAGACCGCGTCGTACGCCTGCTCCTGCATGCCGAGGTCGAGCGTGGTGGTGACCCGCAAGCCCCCGGAGTACAGCGCGGTGCGGCCGTAGGTGGCCTCGAGCTGGCTGCGCACGAACTCCACGAAGTACTGGGTCCCCTTGTCCGGGCGGGCGAACGTCGTCTCCGCCTTGCCCCTCGCCACCACGTAGGCCGACACCGGCTCCCGTTCCGCCGCCCGGCGCGCCGCGCCGTCGATGACGCCCGTCTTCTCCATGGCGTCGAGGATCCTGGTGCGGCGGGCGGCGGCGGCGGCCGGGGCCTTGGCCGCGTCGGCCGCCTCGGGGGAGCGGATGAGCCCGGCCAGATAGGCGGCCTCCCGCAGGCCGAGCTCGCCGACGTCCTTTCCGAAGTACGACCGCGCCGCCGCCTGCACGCCGTAGGCGCCCCGGCCCAGGTAGATCGTGTTGAGGTACCGCTCCAGGATCTCGGCCTTGTCGTACCGGCGCTCCAGCTTCACCGCTAGCACCGCCTCCTTGAGCTTGCGGAGGAACGTGCGCTCGTGGCTGAGATAGACGTTCTTGACGTACTGCTGGGTGATGGTGGAACCGCCCTGGAGCGGCTTTCCCCGGAGGTCGGCCCACGTCGCCCGGGCGATGCCCACCGGGTCGATCCCCGGGTGGTCGTAGAACTCCCGGTCCTCGGCGGCCAGCACGGCGTCGACGACCACGTCCGGCACCTGGTCGAGATGCACCGACACCCGGTTCTCGCCGTCGTCGAGCGACGCCAGCCGCGTCCCCTTGGCGTCGAGGATGAGGGTGGTCTGGTCCTGGGGGACCTCGGGCGGCAGGGGCACGCGCACGAGGAGATAGGCCGACCCGGACAGCGTCGTGAACACCAGCAGGGTGGCCATGAACAGCAGCCGCCGGTACCGCCACACCCGGCTGCGGCGGGGAG includes:
- the panB gene encoding 3-methyl-2-oxobutanoate hydroxymethyltransferase, with the protein product MTATRSTGVTVPAVRARKVRRDEGGGGAPPLVMVTAYDAPTARIADEAGVDIILVGDSVAMVVLGYDDTLHVSVDDMAHHTAAVARARPRALVVADLPWLSYHLSTEDTVRNAGRLVRAGAEAVKLEGGRKRLPMVAALVAAEIPVMGHLGLTPQSVHAHGGYKVQGRDAAAAGALVEDARSLEAAGCFAIVLEGVPAPVAGLVTEAVDVPTIGIGAGPSCDGQVLVFHDAVGLEDRVLPRFVRRYANLKADGVAAISAFAADVRAGRFPTEAESYQLGEEAGAALGLARGASKTA
- the rpsF gene encoding 30S ribosomal protein S6, yielding MRPYEVMVILDPALEEDSIRATIDRATGIISSSGGNPGRVDRWGKRRFAYELHHRWEGYYVLLEASAEPAAMDEVSRMLTLADGVVRHKVIRLPLAATRAKRPVAAATASSGTGPDGPSAKES
- the ssb gene encoding single-stranded DNA-binding protein — its product is MSGNSVTLVGNVTRDPELRFTPSGQATASFGLAVNRRWQDRQSGEWQEAVSFFDVVCWREMAENASESLTKGSRVLVTGRLEQRSWDNQEGEKRSKIEVVADEIGPSLRWATAVVTKNERRSPGEGGGQSGGPSGGYANGPSGGRPAPNQAPAGANRGQSAPPYGQFDEEPF
- a CDS encoding DUF192 domain-containing protein: MSGAHSKRRTLADSRKALGWAVIVVAVLGLGAFLTVGANGPADPHLRGLPGFGEVAFKVTGAATATSAGQYCALLADTEQQRAKGLMGRRDLAGYDAMVFRFDTDSAGGFYMRDVPVDLSIAWFGADGRFVSSTDMASCPDQDGCPTYTPAGPYRLAVEVLKGGLDRLGIGQGSMLTVGGACRR
- the rplI gene encoding 50S ribosomal protein L9, with the translated sequence MLRTDVDGVGKKGDVLDVADGFARNFLVPKGRAILATPGVQAQADAMRRSRDVKDARDREGAEAVARRLVPLVIKIPARAGPEGRLFGSVTAADVADAVTAQSGVELDRRRLHIDEPIKALGSHEVPVKLHTDVEFRLNVEVVADR
- a CDS encoding transglycosylase domain-containing protein; its protein translation is MPTPSPPARRPDAPRRSRVWRYRRLLFMATLLVFTTLSGSAYLLVRVPLPPEVPQDQTTLILDAKGTRLASLDDGENRVSVHLDQVPDVVVDAVLAAEDREFYDHPGIDPVGIARATWADLRGKPLQGGSTITQQYVKNVYLSHERTFLRKLKEAVLAVKLERRYDKAEILERYLNTIYLGRGAYGVQAAARSYFGKDVGELGLREAAYLAGLIRSPEAADAAKAPAAAAARRTRILDAMEKTGVIDGAARRAAEREPVSAYVVARGKAETTFARPDKGTQYFVEFVRSQLEATYGRTALYSGGLRVTTTLDLGMQEQAYDAVYGFLDKPGDPAGALVAVDDQGRVKAMVGGRDWTAADPFAKVNLAVGRDGGGTGRQPGSTFKPFVLAAALRDGYSAQSTLTGPPEITFPKANQGKDYVVKNFEDADFGDSVSLLDATRNSVNTVYAQLIKAIGPAKVVKMAHDAGIASDLVDNISLALGTSEVSVLEMAEAFSTFANRGVRVEPSVIVQVATADGRVLRPPRPPARTRVLDQSQADVVNLALQKVVTEGSGTAARIGKPVAGKTGTTQDFGDAWFVGYTPRLTAAVWMGFAEGNVHKMDNVRGRKVNGGSFPAVLFRRFMQAATKGIDTGSFAPADPGRGKIVKPPSGVRLPTTTAPTSVPPATTPVTGQAGPAPSPAPATVAQPVPTTAPPTTASTGLLGIGSG
- a CDS encoding HD domain-containing protein; its protein translation is MTPEFPAVAGDAGDPLTATGGRLGAQLRFLLEIDRVKHVVRHNPLADGSRRENDAEHMWHLTVLAIVLAEHADEPVDLARVLTMVALHDVVEIDTGDVLVYDAEARRAAAAAEREAAGRIFGLLPTDQAAALRSLWAEFEARQSPDARFAAAIDRLQPLLLNLAAGGGAWTTAGVTAARVRTANAHMAAGSARLWELAQEVIATAETAGMLAGST
- the dnaB gene encoding replicative DNA helicase, yielding MVPHDLHAEESLLGAMLLSRDAIVEAVQICGSDDFYKPAHGHVFDAVTSLYAQGEPADPVTVADELRRAGLLEAIGGPPVLISLQANTPAIGNAPRYARIVEEHALLRRLIGVASEIAELGYEMPDDVAAAVDKAETLVFQLGQRRVADTMAPLRELLEKSLDHLEALYERGESITGIPTGYTDLDDRLAGLQPSNLVILGARPSMGKTSFALGIVAHAAMDARTPVLMFSLEMSHHEITQRLLCAEARVDATRMRNGRLLETDWPKISHAIGRLGEAPIFVDDNPNLTIMDIRAKARRLKSREGLGLVVIDYLQLMTGRSNAENRQVEVSEISRGLKILARELEVPVVALSQLSRGLEARADKRPMLADLRESGSLEQDADVVMFLYRDEIYNAESPDRGTAEIIVSKHRNGPTGVCQLAFLNQYTRFANMARL